A region from the Lysobacter antibioticus genome encodes:
- a CDS encoding H-NS family nucleoid-associated regulatory protein, with protein sequence MSIDLSTLSAKELESLISQAKKRKTTLNKRKPVAAVRKKVAQLLKTEGYTLEELFGGVAPSSRATKTTKAAKPAPAARKARKPLGKVAPKYRNPGNTAETWTGRGKQPRWLAAYVAAGRKIDDFLIK encoded by the coding sequence ATGTCGATCGATCTCTCCACGTTGTCCGCGAAAGAACTCGAGTCACTGATCAGCCAGGCCAAGAAGCGCAAGACCACCCTCAATAAGCGCAAGCCCGTTGCTGCGGTGCGCAAGAAGGTCGCGCAGTTGCTCAAGACCGAGGGATACACCCTCGAAGAATTGTTCGGCGGCGTCGCTCCCAGCAGCCGCGCCACCAAGACCACGAAAGCCGCCAAGCCCGCTCCCGCAGCACGCAAGGCACGCAAGCCGCTCGGCAAGGTCGCGCCGAAGTACCGCAACCCGGGCAATACCGCGGAAACCTGGACCGGCCGCGGCAAGCAGCCGCGCTGGCTGGCCGCGTACGTCGCCGCGGGTCGCAAGATCGACGATTTCCTGATCAAGTAA
- a CDS encoding threonine/serine ThrE exporter family protein, translated as MRCFAAMSTPHPLSATSYAARIAFVVELAERLHSYGTTAQRLEGAVTAVAQKLRLECEPWSNPTGLILTFSDPNRPLGDSDTTRVIRLPPGENDLYRLSETDRIAEEVMAGRLDLAAGHAALEQLDRPRSKRWRAMQVVAYGLAAGAVASLLRLPWLDIGVAAINGLMIGLLVDISGSRPRFKEALEAIAAMFAASMTVLVASFIAPLNQNTVIIASLIVLLPGLALTNAVNELTSQHLVSGTARFAGALTTVVKLAVGTVIALYLTELIGLQPQIRASRPQEAWVEWCGIAVAAYAFAVLFRAHRSDYPKVMAAAAGGYLISRFVGLAWGSPAGIFLAALTLTAVGNAYARWGNRPGAIIRVPGIIMLVPGSVSLRGLLSMIQQQDVNVGQDAVLAVLNILLALIAGLIFGNLLLPARRNL; from the coding sequence ATGCGATGCTTCGCCGCTATGTCGACCCCGCATCCGCTCAGCGCCACCAGCTATGCCGCCCGCATCGCCTTCGTCGTCGAGCTGGCCGAGCGGCTGCACAGTTACGGCACCACCGCCCAGCGCCTGGAAGGGGCGGTGACGGCGGTCGCGCAGAAGCTGCGCCTGGAATGTGAGCCGTGGTCCAACCCGACCGGCCTGATCCTGACCTTCAGCGATCCCAACCGGCCGCTCGGCGACAGCGACACGACGCGGGTGATCCGCCTGCCGCCCGGCGAGAACGATCTGTACCGGCTCAGCGAAACCGACCGCATCGCCGAAGAGGTCATGGCGGGCCGTCTCGACCTCGCCGCCGGCCACGCCGCGCTCGAACAATTGGACCGGCCGCGCAGCAAGCGCTGGCGCGCCATGCAGGTGGTCGCGTATGGCTTGGCCGCCGGCGCGGTCGCGAGCTTGTTGCGGTTGCCGTGGCTGGATATCGGCGTGGCCGCGATCAACGGCCTGATGATCGGCCTGCTGGTCGACATCTCCGGCTCGCGCCCGCGCTTCAAGGAAGCGCTGGAAGCGATCGCGGCGATGTTCGCGGCCAGCATGACCGTGCTGGTCGCCAGCTTCATCGCGCCCTTGAACCAGAACACGGTGATCATCGCCTCGTTGATCGTGTTGCTGCCCGGGCTGGCCCTGACCAATGCAGTCAACGAGTTGACCAGCCAGCATCTGGTCTCGGGCACGGCGCGCTTCGCCGGCGCCCTGACCACGGTGGTGAAACTCGCGGTCGGCACGGTGATCGCGCTGTACCTGACCGAGTTGATCGGGCTGCAGCCGCAGATCCGCGCCTCGCGTCCGCAGGAGGCCTGGGTCGAATGGTGCGGCATTGCGGTCGCGGCCTACGCGTTCGCGGTGCTGTTCCGCGCCCATCGCAGCGATTATCCCAAGGTCATGGCGGCCGCCGCCGGCGGTTATCTGATTTCGCGTTTCGTCGGCCTGGCCTGGGGCAGCCCGGCCGGGATATTCCTCGCCGCGCTGACCCTGACCGCGGTCGGCAATGCCTACGCCCGCTGGGGTAATCGGCCCGGGGCGATCATCCGGGTGCCCGGCATCATCATGCTGGTCCCCGGCAGCGTCAGCCTGCGCGGCTTGCTGTCGATGATCCAGCAGCAGGACGTCAATGTCGGCCAGGACGCGGTATTGGCCGTGCTCAATATCCTGCTGGCGCTGATCGCCGGCCTGATATTCGGCAATCTGTTGCTGCCGGCGCGGCGGAATCTCTAA
- a CDS encoding ABC transporter permease: MTVSTTHAPEITADGQAPSRLRLSGCWTLEHAIQISEALKSAPEGATQIDASGVDRLDSVGVLQLMRYARRHELDFDTAFTFHDSHRALVSAIEDVADERPKKKREYGFQAALARLGFAVTDNWKEVLALVAFFGETLVKMLRLFKEPGRFRPTATVHHMEQVGLDAVPLIALLCYLVGAVVAFLGSTILKDFGATIFVVELVSIAFLREFGVLLTAIVLAGRTASAFTAQIGAMVSREEVDAIRTLGMDPIDLLVIPRVLALLVMLPLLTFIAMVAGLLGGLTVGAYGLDIPPQQYLARMHDTMQLRHFLVGLSKAPIFALLISLIGCLEGLQVEGTAQSVGERTTSSVVQAISLVIVLDAFFAIWFMEMGW, translated from the coding sequence ATGACCGTATCGACCACGCACGCGCCGGAAATTACCGCCGATGGCCAAGCGCCCTCGCGGCTACGCCTTTCCGGTTGCTGGACGCTCGAGCACGCGATCCAGATCTCGGAAGCCCTCAAGAGCGCCCCGGAAGGCGCCACGCAGATCGACGCCAGCGGCGTCGACCGGCTCGACTCGGTCGGCGTGCTGCAGCTGATGCGCTATGCGCGCCGGCACGAGCTCGATTTCGACACCGCCTTCACCTTCCACGACAGTCACCGCGCCCTGGTCAGCGCGATCGAGGACGTCGCCGACGAGCGCCCGAAGAAGAAGCGCGAATACGGTTTCCAGGCCGCGCTCGCGCGCCTGGGCTTCGCAGTCACCGACAACTGGAAAGAAGTCCTGGCCCTGGTCGCCTTCTTCGGCGAAACCCTGGTCAAGATGCTGCGTCTGTTCAAGGAACCGGGGCGCTTCCGCCCGACCGCCACGGTCCACCACATGGAGCAGGTCGGCCTGGACGCGGTGCCGCTGATCGCGCTGCTGTGCTACCTGGTCGGCGCGGTCGTGGCCTTCCTCGGCTCGACCATCCTCAAGGACTTCGGCGCGACCATCTTCGTGGTCGAGTTGGTCAGCATCGCCTTCCTGCGCGAGTTCGGCGTGCTGCTCACCGCGATCGTGCTGGCCGGCCGCACCGCCAGCGCCTTCACCGCGCAGATCGGCGCGATGGTCAGCCGCGAAGAAGTCGACGCCATCCGCACCCTCGGCATGGACCCGATCGACCTGCTGGTGATCCCGCGCGTGCTCGCCCTGCTGGTGATGTTGCCGCTGCTGACCTTCATCGCCATGGTCGCCGGCCTGCTCGGCGGCCTCACCGTCGGCGCCTACGGCCTGGACATTCCGCCTCAGCAATACCTGGCGCGCATGCACGACACCATGCAGCTGCGCCATTTCCTCGTGGGCCTGTCGAAGGCGCCGATCTTCGCCCTGCTGATCAGCCTGATCGGCTGCCTGGAAGGTCTGCAGGTCGAGGGCACCGCGCAATCGGTCGGCGAACGCACGACCTCGAGCGTGGTCCAGGCGATCTCGCTGGTGATCGTGCTCGACGCCTTCTTCGCGATCTGGTTCATGGAGATGGGCTGGTGA
- a CDS encoding ABC transporter ATP-binding protein, whose product MTTPDSRFPTPDVDGGEAADDVIIRIRGLINRFGEQVVHDGLDLDVRRGEILGVVGGSGTGKSVMMRSILGLRKPDAGEIEVLGIDARNPDPRLRREIERNTGVLFQDGALFSSLTVGENVQVPLKEYHSDLPDSLRYELSLLKVKLAGLPADAINKLPSQLSGGMRKRAGLARALALDPPLLFLDEPTAGLDPIGAAAFDRLIRTLQQALGLTVFLITHDLDTLYAICDRIAVLADKKVIACAPIAEVEKLDHPWVQEYFHGPRARAAQVARDQNLADAPPP is encoded by the coding sequence GTGACGACTCCCGATTCCCGATTCCCGACTCCCGACGTCGACGGCGGCGAAGCCGCCGACGACGTCATCATCCGCATCCGCGGCCTGATCAATCGGTTCGGCGAGCAGGTCGTCCACGACGGCCTCGACCTGGACGTGCGCCGCGGCGAGATCCTCGGCGTGGTCGGCGGCTCGGGCACCGGCAAGTCGGTGATGATGCGGTCGATCCTGGGCCTGCGTAAGCCCGATGCCGGCGAGATCGAAGTATTGGGCATCGATGCGCGCAATCCCGACCCGCGCCTGCGCCGCGAGATCGAGCGCAACACCGGCGTGCTGTTCCAGGATGGCGCCCTGTTCTCGTCGCTGACCGTCGGCGAAAACGTGCAGGTGCCGTTGAAGGAGTATCACAGCGACCTGCCCGATTCGCTGCGCTACGAACTGTCGCTGCTCAAGGTCAAGCTGGCCGGCCTGCCGGCCGATGCGATCAACAAGCTGCCCTCGCAGCTGTCGGGCGGCATGCGCAAGCGCGCCGGCCTGGCGCGCGCACTGGCGCTGGATCCGCCGTTGCTGTTCCTCGACGAACCCACCGCCGGCCTCGACCCGATCGGCGCGGCCGCGTTCGACCGCCTAATCCGCACGCTGCAGCAAGCGCTCGGTCTCACCGTGTTCCTGATCACCCACGACCTCGACACCCTGTACGCGATCTGCGACCGCATCGCCGTGCTCGCCGACAAGAAAGTCATCGCCTGCGCGCCGATCGCCGAAGTCGAAAAGCTCGACCACCCCTGGGTGCAGGAGTATTTCCACGGCCCGCGCGCGCGCGCCGCCCAGGTCGCGCGCGACCAGAACCTCGCGGATGCGCCGCCGCCATGA
- a CDS encoding CPBP family intramembrane glutamic endopeptidase: MTVWGLPADALWSVSLWGLLCAAAALLWWPKARAASLLLLGAVVVGALSRGLLDPIALLSFALLGLAAWLVRPERGKGWRITGHVLFVLVAFALGLHLMPGFHNPQLLTDLRLTPDAAPMSLYFNFDKPLAGFWLLLCWPLLKRFGEGEQPLAASLSAGLIGAALAGLLCLGLALALGAIAWAPKWPAFGALWALNNLLLVALAEEAMFRGYLQEALQRRWRELRHGASYATMLSALAFGLVHAGGGWRWVLLASLAGLAYGWAYRKGGLFGAVLAHFGLNLIHFTAFTYPMLA, from the coding sequence ATGACCGTTTGGGGACTGCCGGCCGACGCGCTGTGGAGCGTGTCGCTGTGGGGACTGCTGTGCGCGGCCGCGGCCTTGCTGTGGTGGCCGAAGGCACGGGCGGCGAGCCTGCTCCTGCTCGGCGCCGTCGTGGTCGGCGCGCTGTCGCGCGGGTTGCTGGACCCCATCGCGTTGCTCTCCTTCGCCCTGCTCGGCCTCGCCGCCTGGCTGGTGCGGCCGGAGCGCGGCAAGGGCTGGCGCATTACCGGCCATGTGCTGTTCGTGCTGGTCGCCTTCGCCCTGGGTCTGCACCTGATGCCGGGCTTCCACAACCCGCAGTTGCTGACCGATCTGCGCCTGACGCCCGACGCGGCGCCGATGTCGCTGTACTTCAATTTCGACAAACCCCTGGCCGGGTTCTGGTTGCTGCTGTGTTGGCCATTGCTGAAACGCTTCGGCGAAGGCGAGCAACCGCTCGCGGCCTCGCTTTCGGCGGGCCTGATCGGCGCTGCGCTGGCCGGCCTGCTCTGCCTGGGCCTGGCGCTGGCCTTGGGGGCGATCGCCTGGGCGCCGAAGTGGCCGGCCTTCGGCGCCTTGTGGGCGCTCAACAATCTGCTGCTGGTCGCGCTGGCCGAAGAAGCCATGTTCCGCGGCTATCTGCAGGAGGCCCTGCAGCGGCGCTGGCGCGAGCTGCGGCATGGCGCGAGCTACGCGACGATGCTGTCGGCGCTGGCTTTCGGCCTCGTGCATGCCGGCGGTGGCTGGCGCTGGGTGCTGTTGGCCAGCCTGGCCGGGCTGGCCTACGGTTGGGCCTATCGCAAGGGCGGCCTGTTCGGTGCCGTGCTGGCCCACTTCGGCCTCAACCTCATTCATTTCACCGCGTTTACCTATCCCATGCTGGCATGA
- a CDS encoding MlaD family protein, producing the protein METKANYVLIGAFTIVVTLFLLLFALWAAKYSSEKSWREYAVIFNEPVTGLSEGSTVQYNGISVGTVQQLSLAPDDPRRVIAKLRLQADAPIKTDTRAKLSMTGITGSPIIQLTGGSPNSPALADAERSSDIPVIQTEASALQNIADTANRLVARMDQVLSDENVKHVSNTLANIESLTGSIAGQREDLRALITNARKSSEQLAVTLNTTNRAVESVDRELVDKLPGLIAKLDSTLTKLDSAATGANGILTDNRAAISSFANDGLAQLGPTLSELRSLVRDLRRISDRLDNNPTRYLLGRDATKEFEPE; encoded by the coding sequence ATGGAAACCAAGGCCAATTACGTCCTCATCGGTGCGTTCACGATCGTCGTGACGCTGTTCCTGCTGTTGTTCGCCCTGTGGGCGGCCAAGTACTCCTCGGAGAAGAGCTGGCGCGAGTACGCGGTGATCTTCAACGAGCCGGTCACCGGCCTGTCGGAAGGCAGCACCGTGCAGTACAACGGCATCTCGGTCGGCACCGTGCAACAGCTGAGCCTGGCGCCGGACGACCCGCGCCGGGTCATCGCCAAGCTGCGCCTGCAGGCCGACGCGCCGATCAAGACCGACACCCGCGCCAAGCTGTCGATGACCGGCATCACCGGCAGCCCGATCATCCAGCTCACCGGCGGCAGCCCGAACAGCCCTGCGCTGGCCGACGCCGAGCGCAGCAGCGACATCCCGGTGATCCAGACCGAAGCCTCGGCGCTGCAGAACATCGCCGACACCGCCAACCGCCTGGTCGCGCGCATGGACCAGGTGCTCAGCGACGAGAACGTCAAGCACGTGTCGAACACGCTGGCCAACATCGAATCGCTGACCGGTTCCATCGCCGGCCAGCGCGAAGACCTGCGTGCACTGATCACCAACGCGCGCAAGTCCAGCGAACAGCTCGCCGTCACCCTGAACACCACCAATCGCGCGGTCGAGAGCGTCGATCGCGAACTGGTCGACAAGCTGCCGGGCCTGATCGCCAAACTCGACAGCACCCTGACCAAGCTCGATTCGGCCGCGACCGGCGCTAACGGCATCCTTACCGACAACCGCGCCGCGATCAGCAGCTTCGCCAACGACGGCCTGGCCCAGCTCGGCCCGACCCTGAGCGAACTGCGCTCGCTGGTACGCGACCTGCGCCGGATCAGCGACCGCCTCGACAACAACCCGACCCGCTACCTGCTGGGCCGGGATGCGACCAAGGAATTCGAGCCCGAATGA
- a CDS encoding ABC-type transport auxiliary lipoprotein family protein: MTQTPRLNASSNGRAYVHLFGWLFSGATVLALAGCSSILGEKPKKPTTQYAPDPRVQADPSWPNANWQLSLSAPNAARMIDSLRIAVRPTGNEIEVYKGAAWAKLPSSMIEDALLRTLEDSGKIAAVARQGSGIGGDYKLVLDMRRFESDYGQGAAVPSATIEINAKLMHNSDQKVVASHTFLQAQPAATTAVPDVVEAFERSLETITGEIAGWTLTSGDAHDKSHKR, from the coding sequence ATGACTCAGACTCCCCGACTCAATGCATCCTCGAACGGCCGCGCTTACGTACACCTCTTCGGTTGGCTCTTCTCAGGCGCGACCGTATTGGCCTTGGCCGGTTGCTCGTCGATCCTCGGCGAGAAGCCGAAGAAGCCGACCACCCAGTACGCGCCCGATCCGCGCGTGCAGGCCGATCCGTCGTGGCCGAACGCGAACTGGCAGCTGTCGTTGAGCGCGCCCAACGCGGCGCGCATGATCGACAGCTTGCGCATCGCCGTGCGCCCGACCGGCAACGAGATCGAGGTCTACAAGGGCGCGGCCTGGGCCAAGCTGCCGAGCAGCATGATCGAGGACGCCCTGCTGCGTACCCTGGAGGACTCCGGCAAGATCGCCGCGGTCGCGCGCCAGGGCAGCGGCATCGGCGGCGACTACAAGCTGGTGCTCGACATGCGCCGTTTCGAGTCCGACTACGGCCAGGGCGCGGCGGTGCCGTCGGCGACCATCGAGATCAACGCCAAGCTGATGCACAACTCCGACCAGAAGGTCGTCGCCTCGCACACCTTCCTGCAGGCGCAACCGGCCGCGACCACCGCGGTGCCCGACGTGGTCGAAGCCTTCGAGCGCTCGCTGGAAACGATCACCGGCGAGATCGCAGGCTGGACGCTGACCTCGGGCGACGCGCACGACAAGAGCCACAAGCGCTGA
- a CDS encoding glycoside hydrolase family 16 protein translates to MTAPFSQRRRASARRSLLALALALELIACIGLAQATPPGTIDYETIGATPLRALGRDVQAPDATTNVLFGAQLANPAPVTYEQIVFAVRDAADRNYDLGHQSGYTVGTSVRELTGSGRFPAGQYRYWVSYYANGRWTDLAPQRSFTVTTAPVTDPTTTRPLGAGTNWVYRFGDEFDGNAVDWNRWADDSSAEADHGHGNPGNQQLEWNQGKNCSVSNGVLSMLAKRETAISPSGRRYDWTSCLLSSHKRYNFRYGFIEARMKLPAAAGFWPAFWTFQAPGAQQWNETDVFEYYSDNKSRLYLNQYVIKNGVEQLDSYIHTTSFDPSAGYHVYGADIAPDATRFYIDGQLVRTTANVSQIETSILIDHFVYAGKPPAATTQSATTWVDYVRAWQRP, encoded by the coding sequence ATGACCGCACCGTTCTCGCAACGCCGTCGCGCCAGCGCACGGCGCAGCCTGCTCGCGCTCGCCCTGGCCTTGGAACTGATCGCCTGCATCGGCCTGGCGCAGGCAACACCGCCCGGCACTATCGACTACGAAACCATCGGCGCGACGCCGCTGCGCGCGCTCGGCCGCGACGTGCAGGCGCCCGATGCCACCACCAACGTCCTGTTCGGGGCGCAGCTGGCGAATCCTGCGCCGGTCACCTACGAACAGATCGTGTTCGCGGTGCGCGACGCCGCCGACCGCAACTACGACCTCGGCCACCAGAGCGGCTATACGGTCGGCACGAGCGTACGCGAACTCACCGGCAGCGGCCGCTTCCCGGCCGGCCAATATCGTTACTGGGTTTCCTACTACGCCAACGGGCGTTGGACCGACCTGGCGCCGCAACGCAGTTTCACTGTAACCACCGCGCCGGTCACCGACCCCACCACGACGCGTCCGCTCGGCGCCGGCACGAACTGGGTCTATCGCTTCGGCGACGAGTTCGACGGCAACGCCGTCGATTGGAATCGTTGGGCCGACGACTCTTCCGCCGAGGCCGACCACGGCCACGGCAACCCCGGCAATCAGCAACTGGAATGGAACCAGGGCAAGAACTGCTCGGTGAGCAACGGCGTGCTGTCGATGCTCGCCAAGCGCGAGACCGCGATCTCGCCTTCGGGCCGCCGCTACGACTGGACTTCGTGCCTGCTGTCTTCGCACAAGCGCTACAACTTCCGTTACGGCTTCATCGAGGCGCGCATGAAGCTGCCGGCCGCGGCCGGCTTCTGGCCCGCGTTCTGGACCTTCCAGGCACCGGGCGCGCAGCAGTGGAACGAGACCGACGTATTCGAGTACTACTCCGACAACAAGAGCCGGCTGTACTTGAACCAGTACGTGATCAAGAACGGCGTCGAGCAGTTGGACAGCTACATCCACACCACCAGCTTCGACCCGAGCGCCGGCTACCACGTCTACGGCGCCGACATCGCCCCCGATGCGACGCGCTTCTACATAGACGGCCAACTGGTGCGTACCACCGCCAACGTCAGCCAGATCGAAACCTCGATCCTGATCGACCATTTCGTCTACGCCGGCAAGCCTCCTGCGGCGACGACCCAATCGGCAACCACCTGGGTCGATTACGTGCGCGCCTGGCAGCGGCCGTAG
- a CDS encoding alpha-ketoglutarate-dependent dioxygenase AlkB family protein, giving the protein MPLQRLPLEDAELAFDPNWLERVAADALQAALVEEIRWEVHRIRLFGREHDSPRLSSWIGDADAHYRYSGVDFRPYPWPEALGPIRERLMRELGVGFNSVLANRYRDGRDAMGWHSDDERELGPRPVIASLSLGATRRFALKHRRRAELKGALELGHGSLLVMSGPTQANFRHALPRTVRAVGERINLTFRVIGPRE; this is encoded by the coding sequence ATGCCCTTGCAACGCCTGCCTCTGGAAGACGCCGAACTGGCTTTCGACCCGAACTGGCTGGAGCGCGTCGCCGCCGATGCGCTGCAGGCGGCCCTGGTCGAGGAGATCCGCTGGGAAGTGCACCGCATCCGCCTGTTCGGGCGCGAGCACGATTCGCCGCGGCTCAGCAGTTGGATCGGCGATGCCGATGCGCACTACCGCTACTCCGGCGTGGACTTCCGTCCGTATCCCTGGCCCGAAGCGCTGGGTCCGATCCGCGAGCGGCTGATGCGCGAGCTCGGGGTCGGCTTCAACAGCGTACTCGCCAATCGCTACCGCGACGGCCGCGATGCGATGGGCTGGCACAGCGACGACGAGCGCGAGCTCGGGCCGAGGCCGGTGATCGCATCCCTGAGTCTCGGGGCGACGCGTCGCTTCGCGCTCAAGCATCGGCGCCGCGCGGAATTGAAGGGCGCGCTCGAACTGGGGCACGGCAGTCTGTTGGTGATGTCGGGGCCGACCCAGGCGAATTTTCGCCATGCCTTGCCACGCACGGTGCGGGCGGTGGGCGAGCGGATCAACCTGACGTTTCGGGTGATCGGGCCGCGGGAGTGA
- a CDS encoding electron transfer flavoprotein-ubiquinone oxidoreductase, with translation MSEQPIDTVQPSDTPAIEIERDVMEYDVVTVGAGPAGLSFAIRLKQLNPELSVCVIEKSSTIGAHILSGAVIETGPLDALLPNWRDNPPPICVPATDDEFWLLSKTGGRKLPVPPGMHNQGNVIVSLGAMCAWLAPQAEALGVEIYPGFAAAETLHDPDGRVAGVRIGDMGIAKDGSHKSGFTAGIDIRAKVTVFAEGARGHLTKRLIKRFKLDADSDPQGYSIGIKELWQVPEDRVSPGKIVHSFGWPADSHTYGGSFLYHLDKGRIALGYVSGLDYRDPDYKPWEAFQQWKNHPMVKPLLDGGTIVSAGARAIVTGGYQSLPKVEMPGALLIGDTAGLLNVPKVKGTHQAIRSGMLAAEHLAQSLSSEGFDAKLRASDAMAELKKVRNIKPAFKRGLWFGMLNAAWETVTGGRSPWTLKNKADWSSLQKLGEAEQPKRDYVDRSLAPRDRLASVYFAATEHDEDQPVHLKVADTDICITQCAEEYGNPCTRFCPAGVYEIVESASDDGSVAKRLQINSANCVHCKTCDIKDPYEIINWVTPEGGSGPNYQNL, from the coding sequence ATGAGCGAACAGCCGATCGATACGGTCCAGCCGTCCGACACGCCAGCCATCGAAATCGAACGCGACGTCATGGAGTACGACGTCGTCACCGTCGGCGCCGGCCCGGCCGGGCTGTCGTTCGCGATCCGGCTCAAGCAGCTCAATCCGGAGCTGTCGGTCTGCGTGATCGAAAAATCCAGCACCATCGGTGCCCACATCCTGTCCGGCGCGGTAATCGAGACCGGGCCGCTGGACGCGCTGCTGCCGAACTGGCGCGACAACCCGCCGCCGATCTGCGTGCCGGCCACCGACGACGAGTTCTGGCTGCTCAGCAAGACCGGCGGGCGCAAGCTGCCGGTGCCGCCGGGCATGCACAACCAAGGCAACGTCATCGTCAGCCTCGGCGCGATGTGCGCCTGGCTGGCGCCGCAGGCCGAAGCCCTCGGCGTGGAGATCTACCCCGGCTTCGCCGCCGCCGAGACCCTGCACGACCCCGACGGCCGCGTCGCCGGCGTGCGCATCGGCGACATGGGCATCGCCAAGGACGGCAGCCACAAGTCGGGCTTCACCGCCGGCATCGACATCCGCGCCAAGGTCACCGTGTTCGCCGAAGGCGCGCGCGGCCATCTGACCAAGCGCTTGATCAAGCGCTTCAAGCTCGATGCCGACAGCGACCCGCAGGGTTATTCGATCGGCATCAAGGAACTGTGGCAGGTGCCCGAAGACCGGGTCAGCCCGGGCAAGATCGTGCACAGCTTCGGCTGGCCGGCCGACAGCCACACCTACGGCGGCAGCTTCCTGTATCACCTCGACAAGGGCCGCATCGCGCTCGGCTACGTCAGCGGCCTGGATTACCGCGACCCCGACTACAAGCCGTGGGAAGCCTTCCAGCAATGGAAGAACCACCCGATGGTCAAACCGCTGCTCGACGGCGGCACCATCGTCTCGGCCGGCGCCCGCGCCATCGTCACCGGCGGCTATCAGTCGCTGCCGAAGGTCGAGATGCCCGGCGCCCTGCTGATCGGCGACACCGCCGGCCTGCTCAACGTGCCCAAGGTCAAAGGCACTCATCAGGCGATCCGCTCCGGCATGCTCGCCGCCGAACACCTGGCGCAGTCGCTGAGCAGCGAAGGCTTCGACGCCAAGCTGCGCGCTTCCGATGCGATGGCCGAGCTCAAGAAGGTCCGCAACATCAAGCCCGCATTCAAGCGCGGCCTGTGGTTCGGCATGCTCAACGCCGCCTGGGAAACCGTCACCGGCGGGCGTTCGCCGTGGACCTTGAAGAACAAGGCCGACTGGTCGTCGCTGCAGAAGCTCGGCGAAGCCGAACAGCCCAAGCGCGACTACGTCGACCGCAGCCTGGCCCCGCGCGATCGCCTGGCCTCGGTGTATTTCGCCGCGACCGAGCACGACGAAGACCAGCCGGTGCACCTCAAGGTCGCCGATACCGACATCTGCATCACCCAGTGCGCCGAGGAATACGGCAACCCCTGCACGCGCTTCTGCCCGGCCGGCGTCTACGAGATCGTCGAATCCGCGTCCGACGACGGCAGCGTCGCCAAGCGCCTGCAGATCAACTCGGCGAACTGCGTGCACTGCAAGACCTGCGACATCAAGGACCCGTACGAGATCATCAACTGGGTCACCCCGGAAGGCGGCTCGGGGCCGAATTACCAGAACCTGTAA